The Cylindrospermum stagnale PCC 7417 genome segment CGGCAAAAAAACTGACCCCGTTTAAGTTAGTATGGCTCAGATTACTCTGGCGAAGATTAGCTTTAGCAAAACTAGAGTCTGATAAATCACGTCCTGAAAAATCAGCCCCAACTAAAATTTCTTTGTTGTATTCAAGGGCCAAAGCTGTTGATGCAAAACCAACAACCGCCGTGGTGCATAAGATTCCCCAAAGCAATAAACTGAGTATGTTGCCGACTAGGCGATGGCCACTGCTTAACCGATTATTCATCATATTTTTTAGTAAATGCTTAACCCTCCTCCATCTCATTATGCTGATATTGGTGAATTAGGAGAAGACCTAGTAGCCCAATGGTTACAATCTACAGGTTGGGTAATTTTGCACCGGCGTTATTCTTCTCGCTGGGGAGAAATCGATATTATTGCCCAATATCAAGGGCTAACAGGGAAGGCAGGGGCAGAAAATCACAGCACAGAAAACTCAATGCTGGCATTTGTTGAAGTGAAAACCCGCAGTTCCGGTAATTGGGATGTAGGGGGAAGAAGCGCAATTACCCTGCAAAAGCAAGGGAAAATCTGGCGCACAGCAAGTACGTTTTTAGCTCAGTATCCAGAAAAGGCTGATTATCCATGCCGCTTTGATGTTGCTATTGTCTACTGTCAGCGGATATCCAAAAAGCTGAGTGAAGTTACAGTTATCCCAAAAGCTCTAGCTAGTTTATCAACAGATGAACACAAATTGAAGCTGCAAGAATACATTCCAGCGGCTTTCGACTATTCAATTGATAGCAGTAATAGTTAATTATTGACACTGTCGCTGGTTAATGCCTTTTCTTCTGAAGGCTGAAAGCCACAAGCAGCAAAGTTTGAGGGTTTTTGAAGAGTCAGTTCATCAGACCTTCAATGGTGCTGGCAAAAGCACCCTACAAACTCAAGCCGATTATTTTTCAATGAACCTTATAACTCAGCGATATTACGCCAGTGTTTCTGGACAGTAGCCCAAGCCCCGAACAAACTGTTGCCGGAAGGCCTCAATTTCCTCTCTCTCTGGACTACCATGAGAAACGATCGCCACTTGGTAGCGA includes the following:
- a CDS encoding YraN family protein; the protein is MLNPPPSHYADIGELGEDLVAQWLQSTGWVILHRRYSSRWGEIDIIAQYQGLTGKAGAENHSTENSMLAFVEVKTRSSGNWDVGGRSAITLQKQGKIWRTASTFLAQYPEKADYPCRFDVAIVYCQRISKKLSEVTVIPKALASLSTDEHKLKLQEYIPAAFDYSIDSSNS